Proteins found in one Coffea eugenioides isolate CCC68of chromosome 5, Ceug_1.0, whole genome shotgun sequence genomic segment:
- the LOC113770642 gene encoding L-idonate 5-dehydrogenase-like isoform X1 has protein sequence MSRENKTEEDGKENMAAWLVGIKTLRIQPYTLPPLGPHDAKIRIKAVGICGSDVHHFKHMRCANFVVKKPMVIGHECAGVVEEVGSQVRSLTVGDRVALEPGISCGRCNSCRVGCYNLCSEMKFFGSPPTNGSLATMVLHPANLCFKLPDNVSLEEGAMCEPLSVGVHACRRANIGPETKVLIVGAGPIGLVSMLAARAFGAPKIVMVDIDDCRLSFAKKLGADGTILASTKIEDVQDEVIQIENAIGARVDVSFDCVGMDKTMTTALSATRAGGKVCLVGLAQSQMSIPLTPAAAREVDVIGIFRYRNTWPLCIDFLRTGKIDVKPLITHRFSFSQQDVEKAFETTARGGNAIKVMFNL, from the exons ATGTCTCGTGAGAACAAGACCGAAGAAGATGGAAAAGAAAACATGGCAGCTTGGCTTGTCGGGATAAAAACGCTTCGAATTCAACCTTACACTCTCCCGCCACTTG GCCCTCACGACGCCAAAATTCGCATCAAAGCGGTTGGGATTTGCGGAAGTGATGTCCATCACTTCAAG CACATGAGGTGTGCAAATTTTGTGGTGAAAAAGCCTATGGTAATCGGGCATGAATGCGCTGGTGTCGTAGAAGAAGTAGGCAGCCAAGTGAGGTCTCTCACTGTGGGCGATCGTGTTGCTTTGGAGCCAGGCATTAGTTGCGGGAGATGCAATTCTTGCAGGGTTGGCTGCTATAATCTGTGCTCAGAAATGAAATTCTTTGGCTCTCCTCCAACTAATGGTTCTCTAGCCACTATG GTCCTCCATCCTGCGAACTTGTGTTTCAAATTACCCGATAATGTAAGCTTAGAAGAAGGGGCGATGTGTGAACCTTTGAGCGTAGGAGTCCATGCTTGTCGGCGTGCTAATATTGGTCCAGAGACTAAAGTATTGATCGTGGGAGCAGGTCCAATAGGTCTGGTTAGTATGCTGGCAGCTCGAGCTTTTGGAGCCCCCAAAATAGTCATGGTTGACATAGATGATTGCCGCTTATCATTTGCCAAAAAGCTTGGTGCAGATGGAACAATCCTAGCTTCcacgaagattgag GATGTGCAGGATGAAGTTATTCAGATTGAAAATGCAATCGGTGCCCGTGTTGATGTAAGCTTTGATTGTGTTGGTATGGATAAGACCATGACAACTGCCCTGAGTGCTACTCGTGCCGGCGGGAAAGTATGCCTCGTGGGGCTTGCCCAGAGCCAAATGAGTATCCCTCTTACTCCAGCTGCCGCAAG GGAAGTTGATGTTATAGGCATATTCAGGTACAGGAATACGTGGCCACTTTGCATCGACTTCTTAAGGACTGGCAAGATAGATGTGAAGCCTCTCATAACTCACAGATTTAGCTTTAGCCAGCAGGATGTGGAGAAAGCATTTGAAACCACAGCCCGGGGTGGTAATGCCATCAAGGTCATGTTTAATCTATAG
- the LOC113770642 gene encoding L-idonate 5-dehydrogenase-like isoform X2, with protein sequence MSRENKTEEDGKENMAAWLVGIKTLRIQPYTLPPLGPHDAKIRIKAVGICGSDVHHFKHMRCANFVVKKPMVIGHECAGVVEEVGSQVRSLTVGDRVALEPGISCGRCNSCRVGCYNLCSEMKFFGSPPTNGSLATMVLHPANLCFKLPDNVSLEEGAMCEPLSVGVHACRRANIGPETKVLIVGAGPIGLVSMLAARAFGAPKIVMVDIDDCRLSFAKKLGADGTILASTKIEDVQDEVIQIENAIGARVDVSFDCVGMDKTMTTALSATRAGGKVCLVGLAQSQMSIPLTPAAARHIQVQEYVATLHRLLKDWQDRCEASHNSQI encoded by the exons ATGTCTCGTGAGAACAAGACCGAAGAAGATGGAAAAGAAAACATGGCAGCTTGGCTTGTCGGGATAAAAACGCTTCGAATTCAACCTTACACTCTCCCGCCACTTG GCCCTCACGACGCCAAAATTCGCATCAAAGCGGTTGGGATTTGCGGAAGTGATGTCCATCACTTCAAG CACATGAGGTGTGCAAATTTTGTGGTGAAAAAGCCTATGGTAATCGGGCATGAATGCGCTGGTGTCGTAGAAGAAGTAGGCAGCCAAGTGAGGTCTCTCACTGTGGGCGATCGTGTTGCTTTGGAGCCAGGCATTAGTTGCGGGAGATGCAATTCTTGCAGGGTTGGCTGCTATAATCTGTGCTCAGAAATGAAATTCTTTGGCTCTCCTCCAACTAATGGTTCTCTAGCCACTATG GTCCTCCATCCTGCGAACTTGTGTTTCAAATTACCCGATAATGTAAGCTTAGAAGAAGGGGCGATGTGTGAACCTTTGAGCGTAGGAGTCCATGCTTGTCGGCGTGCTAATATTGGTCCAGAGACTAAAGTATTGATCGTGGGAGCAGGTCCAATAGGTCTGGTTAGTATGCTGGCAGCTCGAGCTTTTGGAGCCCCCAAAATAGTCATGGTTGACATAGATGATTGCCGCTTATCATTTGCCAAAAAGCTTGGTGCAGATGGAACAATCCTAGCTTCcacgaagattgag GATGTGCAGGATGAAGTTATTCAGATTGAAAATGCAATCGGTGCCCGTGTTGATGTAAGCTTTGATTGTGTTGGTATGGATAAGACCATGACAACTGCCCTGAGTGCTACTCGTGCCGGCGGGAAAGTATGCCTCGTGGGGCTTGCCCAGAGCCAAATGAGTATCCCTCTTACTCCAGCTGCCGCAAG GCATATTCAGGTACAGGAATACGTGGCCACTTTGCATCGACTTCTTAAGGACTGGCAAGATAGATGTGAAGCCTCTCATAACTCACAGATTTAG